The Pochonia chlamydosporia 170 chromosome 3, whole genome shotgun sequence genome contains the following window.
CGCCTGTGTGCGACCTCTCCAAAGCGCACATGCCCATCGGTTAGCAATCCCTATGCACTCCGAGAATTCCTGGTTTACAAAGCCAGACTAACATGAATCGCCTCTCAACAGGTGTCGATGGGCTCCCACCTCCAGATGCTGGCTTAACTGTACGTCATGTAGCCGTTGGTCGAGGTACTCAGAACTATACTTGCGATACAAACAACCCCAGCGCCGCCCCAAAGGCCATTGGAGCCGTGGCTACCCTCTTCAATGCCAGTTGTGTCGCGGCTCTATATCCGGACCTTCTCTCCCAAATCCCAGCCATGGCCGTAAACTTCAAGCTCGACGAATCTGAGAAGCTTGGCCCGGccgtcatggccaagtctggcgtACACTACTTTGACGGGCCGACTCCGTTCTTCAACTTGGATACTCCGGCGTTGGCCATCGGTCAAGTCCCATGTGCGAAGAACAGCTCTGCCAATGCCCCCTCAACAGCTGCTGTTGGTCCAAAGGGTGAAAAGGCTGTGACCTGGCTTCGACTCACGGCGAAAGATGGGACGACAGGAAACATCAAAGACATCTTCCGTGTTGACACGGCCGGAGGTTCGCCGCCAGCTACTTGCAAGGACATGCCAGCATCATTCGAGGTGCAGTACGCAGCAGTGTAAGATACCCTGGCCTATAATCTCACATTCGAGTTGCTAACGCCCGCAAATAGATACTGGTTCTGGCAAGCCCCAGATAAGAGCTGAAGAACAGGTCAAGAAAATGGACAAGTACTGATGACGGAGGAAGGATGACGTACGTGGTTGAAGGGGGGAAGTTTTCACACAGATGCTCTGCTGTTTAAAGTATTCTTTCGCACCTAATGACCCCTTGATTTCCGGGAGGGTGCCTGTATATACTTCTTTGTTACAGTACTTATAGCTCATAATGATGGTTTTGTCCCCAGTTGTTCCATAACACACAATTCACCCGTGAAGCTACAAAATGATGCCCGCCGGCCCAACCTGCGGCAATGATAGGAGTGCACTGAGCACAAGGAATTTAGTTGAACTTTCAATGTCTATTCTATTTACTAGCAGCCGCCGCAACCTCTCTGTCAGCGGCCAACAACCTCTGTATAGCCGGCCGTTTCGTGCAGCGATCCCACCAAGCACCTACAGCTTCCCGACTGACAATCATGTCTCCGTACCCGCATGCGAAAAGTCTTTGGATCAGCGGAATGTAGTAGATATCTACAACAGTGAAGATATTTCCAGCCATGTAGTCTTTTTGGCGTAGTAGACCTtctgcaacattgaagaacaTCTCCACCGAACGCAGTGCCTCTGAGACGACGGCCTCATCGGCAGGCAACCCCATGAATTTCTTGGCAAACTTCTCGAATGCGATTCTGCCTGCGGGATCTGCGAAGTAGAGCGTTTCTACGGATTGCGCTTGGTCAAATAGCGCCATGGATTCGAGGTCAGAGCCGGCCGGCAGGAGTGGAAAGGAGTACTTTCTTGCCAGGTATT
Protein-coding sequences here:
- a CDS encoding malate dehydrogenase (similar to Metarhizium robertsii ARSEF 23 XP_007819875.1), which encodes MRLSTFLSTTFVIGATAAPTFPSLDIKGNSVSALDNLSGYFNLIAAKVQAAKALSAPPVCDLSKAHMPIGVDGLPPPDAGLTVRHVAVGRGTQNYTCDTNNPSAAPKAIGAVATLFNASCVAALYPDLLSQIPAMAVNFKLDESEKLGPAVMAKSGVHYFDGPTPFFNLDTPALAIGQVPCAKNSSANAPSTAAVGPKGEKAVTWLRLTAKDGTTGNIKDIFRVDTAGGSPPATCKDMPASFEVQYAAVYWFWQAPDKS
- a CDS encoding glutathione-S-transferase theta, GST (similar to Talaromyces stipitatus ATCC 10500 XP_002482063.1) translates to MPAFTLYGSRGSTNTDRVRLTLAEGGFTDYDLVLVNLQKGEQKSKENIQRHPWGKIPVVTFPDGFTLFESRAICQYLARKYSFPLLPAGSDLESMALFDQAQSVETLYFADPAGRIAFEKFAKKFMGLPADEAVVSEALRSVEMFFNVAEGLLRQKDYMAGNIFTVVDIYYIPLIQRLFACGYGDMIVSREAVGAWWDRCTKRPAIQRLLAADREVAAAASK